The following nucleotide sequence is from Coffea eugenioides isolate CCC68of chromosome 3, Ceug_1.0, whole genome shotgun sequence.
TATCTAAGATCGAGTAAAAATTACAAGCAGACAATGGTTATTATCCATTTCCACCAATACTAAAATAAGTTTTAGTTCTAGCACTGAGAAACACCAGCATATGGCATAGCAATAGATGACAACAAAGTCATGACATAATTAAGAAATAAGTTTTTCACAGGGTTGCTATACACTTAAGGCATGAAAGTTAAGATTATTTGCATCCAATTAAAAAACCAGAAGAGACATTGTGACCAATGACACATAAAACTGCGCACAAAAGAATATACAGTAAAGGTCTTATGTACAGCAGGATTACTGCTCTTCATATTGTTATTAAAATTATGATAAAGGAAGCCACAGAATGCATGCACACTCAATAGTTCATTTTTCAACATACAGATATATAAAATTAGAAGTAAAAGCTTTGCTAGTGAAAAACTGTACTTATGTATGTCTTTTCAACCTCTTCAAGAAATTTCTCAGGGTACTCAATATAGGAAAGACAATCTTTCTTCACTGTAGCTATAAGTTCTTTTTCGCCAGCCTTTTCAAGGTTCTTTATCAAGATCCTGAATGTTAGCTTGTCAGGAACACAACCTGATCCGTTCATTGATTCATATGACTCCATTGCCTTTTCTATCATTTTGACACGGAAATATGCTCCAATCACCTCAGTGTATGTTCTAGTGTCAGGCCTTAGGTCTTCTTTCTCTATCTCACCAAAAAGCTGTTCAGCCATTTCAATATTGCTACTCTTTCCCAACATCAGGATCATGTCACTGAAAATAGATATATCCGGTTCATACCAAACTTCTTTTCTTGCAAATTAAACACCTGAATCCTGATTACTTTTCAGATAATGCACAATTAAAACGGAAAAAAAATCAGCCAAGACAAGGAGACATGTTAGGTTGAACTTTGAGTCTGTTAAACGTAAACTATTTCTCTAAAAGCACAACTTTTACCATATGCCATAGCAGCTAGAGAGAGCTGAAGTGCCATTTCATTCAAAAGTTTCATTATGCAACTATAAAAGAATGCACTAAAGTCAAGTACAACCACCCAGAGAACAGATGATAGACAATGACCTGTAGTGTTCATTCTAAAAAAACATTCCTTGTTTTCAAACTGGAATCAGAAGACACTAATGTAACAAGAGAAAGGCATTTAGCTGTCGCTAGCTACCAATCTGATTCTCTCTAGTTTCATTAATAGATGCAAAGCACTGTGTCAAAAAGCATGAATGACTTGTGTGGGAACATGAGTCTACCTTAACAAAGAAACTTTACATGATATTACCATATGGTACAATCCCCACAATTTTCAATGTTAGCTAAAGTCCATCTCTAAACTTACAAGCATCTCTTATGTTGTCAATCTAATGCAGATCATGAAGTCAGGCAAACCTCTAGTTTTGGATTTTCAACTGCTTTTCACTAAAAAATTTGGTATAGGCATAATTCTACTGTTACTAGGACACTTCCAGAGACCATCTACCATAGAGGTGGATAGGAACTGATTCTGTTAGTATTAAGACAAAATTCGCAAATGACTTCACCTTGACCTATTGCACTACATCCATCATGCAAGTCCCAcagacaaagaaaaaaaaattaaaattacaaTCATGTTCACTTGATTTCTTATCTTCATCTTGACACTATCAGCACACAATTAACTGCAATCACAATTTTCAGACCACCATCCTAACAATATGAGTTATACAGTTAACTTATTAATATTTGCCAAACTTCCCAACATCATAAAAATATGGTCCAAATAAGACATCCATAATTAAAAGCATCATCAAAACAATCATTTTTCAGTGCACATATATGTGACACATAACTGACACATAAAATTTCAGACATAAATTCTGAAATTTAAAATGCTCAAAACTCAGAAACTGTTAAGAAACtggctatttttttttcttgatttcttttcCGTCTTCCTTAATCTTTTGGTCACAGAAAATGCTAtgtttttcccaaaaaaaaaatgataatgcCCACAAAATTCAATTCTTTTTTCAACCCTTCAAATCTTTTCACATCAAATTCCACAATCCCTTTACAAAATATAATCAATCCCACGAAACCAAAACAGTCACGACCAGATATATATACGTTTACCTGAAGGGCTAATTCTACTTCGTTTTGCCTTTGCAGCTCGGataaaatatccaacaagtCAGCCTTCATGAGTCCGCTGATTCTATTGGCAAAGACCTCTGCTAATTTGTCTCGACATTTTGCTAAtttcaaagattggacagcttGTATGGCTTCCGGGGACAACACCCTTGACCTCCACATTGGTTTTCTTGGTCCAATCTTTCTCAACCCACATGTAATTTTTAGCCTTGATGGGGGCATATGCAGATTGGGAAAAGAGAGATCGAAGTTTCGGTGCAAACCCACTAGAGGAATGCTCAATTTCCGTGAATCCATGAAAGAAATACGGCAGGAGGAAACAGAGTGAAACAAATTGGTTtcaccttttttctttctttccttctttagTATTGCTGTTGTATTTCGCCGTTTCTTTTCTGGGGACTAAGGTTAATTGCAATATGCACCCCGGAGTTGTCATTAGCTTGAATTTTACTGTGCTAAACTATTGATTATAGCACTTACATACTTGTAATTTCAATTGGTAGCATGTCGCTTAAATCAACTAAAAATCGATGAACTAGAGctattttagaaattaaaagacTTTAGTAGCCCTATACTAGCAATTCTTTTTTCGAAAACCTTTACCCATTTTGGGGTACTAagagaatttcatttgaaaaaaaaaaccaaggaTAATTAGTGTTTTAActaatttttttgtatatatttctCTATACAAAATCTAAGCAAGGTGTTAACAAAATATGTCATATTTTGAATTATCAATTCTACCCTTATTATTAAGGGCTAAATGGTTATAGTATAGTTACAATTAAAAACTTAAAAGTCAATATTTGTCTTTCAACGATAATGCACTTGCTCTGATTtgatttcttcttgtttatCTACACCTCCATATTCATCCGATGGTGCTTAAAACACTCTAAAACTACTACATATTTGCTAGAGCACTTCTCCCTTCACCATTGATAAAtaatcatgatttcattttacttgaataatcctattttttcttttaccaaCTTTTCTGCTTTTTTCTCTTTCACGTTTACACATTGTTCGTATTTCTTAGAGCATCATATGTTTTTTAATGTGCACACACATCGAGTGTGTCTCAATCACTAGTATATATGAAGCATGAGGTCTTATTTGGTGTAAaacttttcaccattttttATTATCCCATTTTTATCCTGTCATAAGTAAGTATTTATGCAACATAACCATCACAAGGAAACTGTAGATAGTTATTAGATTTTAAGAACATCCGAAATATGACT
It contains:
- the LOC113765812 gene encoding uncharacterized protein LOC113765812; amino-acid sequence: MDSRKLSIPLVGLHRNFDLSFPNLHMPPSRLKITCGLRKIGPRKPMWRSRVLSPEAIQAVQSLKLAKCRDKLAEVFANRISGLMKADLLDILSELQRQNEVELALQPK